One Rosa chinensis cultivar Old Blush chromosome 5, RchiOBHm-V2, whole genome shotgun sequence genomic region harbors:
- the LOC112168212 gene encoding aluminum-activated malate transporter 2, translating into MASSNNDHDQVKGAGLFQRLRGKIVKFGLMLKKLGQDDPRRIVHSLKVALALTLISMLFYFEPLYDGFGIAAMWAILTVVVVFEFTVGATIGRGLNRIMSTVVAAALGIGAHRLATLSGNQGEPILIGLFVFVEAGIVTFFRFIPQMKARYDYGLLIFNLTFCLISVSGYRDEEVIRLGFERVSTIIIGSCTAVTVCVFIRPVWIGAELHNQIATNMEKLANFLEEFGDEYFTVSENGQIRGKSSSLQGYKSVLASKGSEDTMANLARWEPGHGRFKFHHPWKQYLKVGTLTRQCAFKIEALNNYLTSETQTPQEVKSIIQGPSVVISSECGKALKQLATSMRKMTKSSSNDPHIANSKDAAEELKAVIRSSLCKLPAADSLHIIQEGAVASLLFEIIRCTEKIADAVHKLASQAHFNDVKPTVTPNQENSVNDGPHHVIAIE; encoded by the exons ATGGCATCTTCAAATAATGACCATGATCAGGTTAAAGGAGCGGGACTCTTCCAGAGGTTAAGGGGAAAGATAGTTAAGTTTGGCTTGATGTTAAAAAAACTAGGGCAAGATGATCCAAGAAGAATTGTTCATTCTCTTAAAGTGGCACTTGCTCTTACATTGATCTCCATGTTATTCTACTTTGAACCACTCTATGACGGTTTTGGTATAGCTGCTATGTGGGCTATTCTGACTGTTGTGGTCGTTTTTGAATTTACTGTTG GAGCGACGATAGGACGAGGTTTGAATAGAATAATGTCAACTGTAGTAGCTGCTGCTCTTGGCATTGGAGCTCATCGATTAGCAACTCTTTCGGGCAATCAAGGAGAGCCAATACTTATTGGTCTCTTTGTCTTCGTAGAAg CTGGAATAGTGACATTCTTCAGATTTATTCCCCAAATGAAGGCAAGATACGATTATGGGCTGCTGATATTCAACTTGACATTCTGCCTAATATCGGTGTCTGGCTATCGCGACGAGGAGGTTATACGATTAGGATTCGAGAGGGTATCTACCATCATCATTGGAAGTTGTACTGCAGTTACTGTTTGTGTTTTCATTCGTCCAGTATGGATTGGGGCGGAACTTCACAATCAGATTGCTACCAACATGGAAAAGCTTGCCAATTTCTTAGAAG AATTTGGAGATGAATACTTTACAGTATCTGAGAATGGCCAGATCAGAGGCAAGTCATCCTCTCTTCAAGGATATAAAAGTGTTCTAGCTTCAAAAGGCAGTGAAGACACCATG GCTAATTTGGCAAGATGGGAACCGGGCCATGGAAGGTTCAAGTTTCATCATCCATGGAAACAATACTTGAAAGTTGGAACCCTAACTCGCCAATGTGCGTTCAAAATTGAAGCTCTCAACAACTACCTTACCTCTGAAACCCAA ACACCTCAGGAAGTTAAAAGCATAATACAAGGGCCAAGCGTGGTTATAAGCTCAGAGTGTGGGAAAGCATTGAAGCAGTTAGCAACCTCAATGAGGAAAATGACCAAATCATCCTCAAACGATCCTCACATTGCAAATTCAAAAGATGCCGCTGAAGAACTCAAAGCTGTTATAAGATCAAGCTTGTGTAAACTGCCAGCTGCTGATTCCCTGCATATAATACAAGAAGGTGCAGTGGCTTCACTACTCTTTGAAATTATCAGATGTACAGAGAAAATTGCAGACGCTGTACATAAACTAGCATCCCAAGCACATTTTAACGATGTAAAGCCGACAGTGACACCGAACCAGGAAAACTCCGTGAATGATGGGCCACACCATGTTATTGCGATTGAGTGA